From the Psychrobacillus sp. FSL K6-4046 genome, one window contains:
- the hisD gene encoding histidinol dehydrogenase yields the protein MKIEKLTETISLQRSVEQANMNHLTTVREVISEVQANGDQALLAYTEKWDGVKLSSLRVSPEEIEEAFIGFDPQLIEDLKEAANNIRTFHEKQARQNIELALEKNSYIQYRISPLDAVGLYVPGGTAAYPSSVLMNAIPAIVAGVTRVVIVSPPSKDGRLPASVLVAAKIAGITEIYKVGGAQAIAALAYGTESIQPVDKITGPGNSYVALAKREVFGKVAIDMIAGPSEIAIIADDTAYADEVAADLLAQAEHDAFASSVLITTSERLAKQVSIEVERQLKQLPREEIARASIENYGRIYLAQSLQEAVKATNELAPEHLEIITENAKELSEQIKHAGAIFIGRYSSEPVGDYFAGTNHVLPTNSTARFSSGLNVDDFVKKTSVVYYSEEMWQEQYPKIARLARLEQLEGHARSVESRSWEKGNAK from the coding sequence ATGAAAATAGAAAAGCTAACAGAAACCATCTCCTTACAGCGTTCGGTGGAGCAGGCTAATATGAACCACCTCACAACCGTTCGAGAGGTTATTTCAGAGGTACAAGCAAATGGAGACCAAGCATTACTCGCCTATACGGAAAAGTGGGACGGAGTGAAGCTTTCAAGCCTAAGAGTTTCCCCAGAGGAGATCGAAGAGGCCTTCATCGGCTTTGATCCTCAGCTGATAGAGGATTTGAAGGAAGCAGCGAATAATATTCGTACATTTCATGAGAAGCAGGCGAGACAAAATATTGAATTGGCTCTAGAAAAAAACTCGTATATTCAATATAGAATCTCACCATTAGATGCAGTCGGCTTATATGTGCCAGGTGGGACAGCGGCATATCCATCGTCCGTACTCATGAATGCTATTCCAGCCATTGTCGCAGGTGTAACTCGAGTAGTTATCGTATCGCCGCCTTCTAAGGATGGCAGGCTTCCTGCTTCGGTTCTAGTCGCAGCAAAAATAGCTGGAATAACAGAAATCTATAAGGTAGGAGGCGCTCAAGCGATTGCGGCGCTGGCTTACGGAACAGAATCTATTCAACCTGTGGATAAAATAACTGGACCAGGTAACAGCTATGTGGCACTTGCGAAACGAGAAGTGTTTGGCAAGGTGGCAATCGATATGATTGCTGGGCCAAGTGAAATAGCGATTATTGCCGATGACACTGCCTATGCAGATGAGGTAGCAGCCGATTTATTGGCACAGGCGGAGCATGATGCCTTTGCGAGTTCGGTTTTAATTACCACTAGTGAGCGTTTAGCCAAGCAGGTTTCAATAGAAGTAGAGAGACAGCTAAAGCAGCTTCCTCGTGAAGAAATTGCACGGGCCTCTATAGAAAACTACGGTCGTATCTATTTGGCACAATCACTTCAAGAGGCGGTCAAGGCAACAAATGAGCTGGCCCCTGAGCATTTAGAAATTATTACGGAAAATGCAAAAGAGCTGAGTGAGCAGATCAAGCACGCTGGAGCTATATTCATTGGTCGATATAGCAGTGAGCCAGTCGGCGACTATTTTGCCGGTACGAACCATGTGCTTCCAACGAACAGTACGGCTCGTTTTTCGAGTGGCTTAAATGTAGACGATTTTGTAAAGAAAACGAGTGTCGTGTATTATTCGGAGGAAATGTGGCAGGAGCAATATCCTAAAATCGCTCGTTTGGCTAGACTCGAGCAATTAGAGGGACACGCTCGATCTGTCGAATCAAGAAGCTGGGAGAAGGGGAATGCAAAATGA
- a CDS encoding tetratricopeptide repeat protein, translating to MNKKRSKKLDKENIISFLPTGEYYYKKALDELQKDELQKAQKYLKRATDLSPDEPMILLQYGILQMEFDNYDYAHELLRSAYSLDPNEGDIIFFLAEVNAHLGNFIEANRFAKIYLEKEVNGEYMEEAMEIIDFTEQEDIVNLQLDTPSSEALFLQEKARRFMEQGKFVEAVELLESIIADHPDFWAAFNNLALAYFYLGEEEQAKALLHQVLRENQGNIHALCNLAVIHYYEKNNEELEEITALLSKINPYFIEHRYKLGATFALIGKYEQAFKWLRSIQRKGFEADPGFYFWLSHSAYFAGHEEVARNAWKALLKLDPEKAGFEPWLPQMKELVEPNNEEQKNLILEKLENKNISERIFGFYLLGKSRHRQEIIAHPKWIVVEELTTMEKLFLANSLGHKFDEKSPAEKAFLRAIAATDLLYDNNKSLEQSETLLLQMWFVLVERALEKGYGFKNPRALAAATEYMFVSSRMKNVTKKQYAEQYGITTATLTKYVNELIQFLPFSDS from the coding sequence TTGAATAAAAAAAGAAGTAAGAAACTAGACAAAGAAAATATAATTTCATTTTTGCCGACTGGCGAATATTACTATAAAAAAGCATTAGATGAGCTTCAAAAAGATGAGTTACAAAAAGCACAAAAATATTTAAAGCGAGCAACTGATTTAAGCCCAGACGAACCAATGATCTTATTGCAATATGGGATCCTCCAAATGGAGTTCGATAACTATGATTACGCTCATGAGCTATTGAGAAGCGCGTATTCACTAGATCCGAACGAAGGAGATATCATTTTCTTTTTAGCTGAGGTAAACGCTCATTTGGGAAACTTTATAGAGGCAAATCGCTTTGCCAAAATCTATTTAGAAAAGGAAGTTAACGGAGAATATATGGAGGAAGCAATGGAAATCATTGATTTCACCGAGCAGGAGGATATCGTAAACCTTCAGCTGGATACCCCCTCTAGTGAGGCGCTTTTCCTTCAAGAAAAAGCCCGACGCTTTATGGAGCAGGGTAAATTTGTAGAAGCAGTTGAGCTGCTAGAATCGATCATTGCAGACCATCCGGATTTTTGGGCAGCGTTCAATAACCTAGCGCTTGCTTATTTTTATTTAGGAGAGGAAGAACAGGCTAAAGCATTACTGCATCAGGTATTACGAGAGAACCAAGGGAATATCCATGCATTATGTAACTTGGCTGTTATTCACTACTATGAAAAAAATAACGAGGAGCTTGAGGAAATCACAGCTCTTTTATCTAAAATAAATCCTTATTTTATCGAGCATCGCTATAAATTAGGGGCAACTTTTGCGTTAATAGGGAAATATGAACAAGCCTTCAAATGGTTGAGAAGCATTCAACGAAAAGGATTTGAAGCAGATCCAGGCTTCTATTTTTGGCTTTCGCATTCTGCTTATTTTGCAGGGCATGAGGAAGTGGCGCGTAATGCGTGGAAAGCGCTTTTAAAGCTGGATCCGGAAAAAGCAGGCTTCGAGCCGTGGCTCCCACAAATGAAGGAGCTAGTAGAGCCAAATAACGAGGAACAAAAGAATTTAATCTTAGAAAAGCTAGAAAACAAAAATATTAGTGAACGTATTTTTGGCTTCTATCTGTTAGGGAAGTCTCGTCATCGCCAGGAAATTATCGCACACCCTAAGTGGATTGTAGTGGAGGAACTGACTACAATGGAGAAATTGTTTTTAGCTAATTCTCTTGGGCATAAATTCGATGAGAAATCTCCGGCAGAAAAAGCATTTTTGAGAGCCATTGCAGCTACGGATTTACTTTATGACAACAACAAGTCACTGGAGCAGTCAGAGACACTGTTATTACAAATGTGGTTTGTGCTAGTAGAGCGTGCGCTAGAAAAAGGGTATGGCTTTAAAAATCCGCGTGCTTTGGCAGCAGCGACTGAGTATATGTTCGTATCCTCACGAATGAAAAACGTGACGAAAAAACAATATGCGGAGCAATACGGAATCACTACAGCAACGCTCACGAAATATGTCAACGAGCTAATCCAATTCTTACCTTTTTCTGACTCCTAA
- a CDS encoding ribosomal protein L7/L12, giving the protein MLYTISSLLIILSLVIYIVSLQSKIKKLESQQALPFKGDKALEKQIVEMNNNDSSQVEMVKLVRNETGLGLVPAKKYVDKVLNHI; this is encoded by the coding sequence TTGCTATATACAATAAGTTCTCTGTTAATCATATTGTCCTTAGTCATTTACATCGTAAGTCTACAAAGCAAAATAAAAAAATTAGAATCACAACAGGCCCTTCCGTTTAAAGGAGACAAAGCCTTAGAAAAACAAATCGTAGAGATGAATAATAATGACAGCAGCCAGGTTGAAATGGTCAAGCTTGTTCGGAATGAAACAGGCTTAGGACTAGTACCAGCAAAGAAATATGTAGATAAGGTGCTTAACCATATTTAA
- the trxB gene encoding thioredoxin-disulfide reductase, whose protein sequence is MTTENIYDVIIIGAGPAGMTAAVYTSRANLSTLMIERGIPGGQMANTEEVENYPGFETILGPELSTKMFDHAKKFGAEYAYGDVSEVVDNGDYKTVKVSGKEYKALAVIISSGAEYKKMGIPGETELGGRGVSYCAVCDGAFFKGKDLVVVGGGDSAVEEGAFLTKFANKVTIVHRRDKLRAQKILQDRAFANEKIDFIWNTTLKEIHGTDGKVSSVTLVSTVDGSEKEFSTDGVFVYVGMLPLTKPFHSLGILNENGYIVTNEKMETAVPGIFGAGDVRDKMLRQIVTATGDGSVAALSAQHYIEHLKDKNTSNI, encoded by the coding sequence ATGACAACTGAAAATATATATGACGTGATTATTATAGGAGCGGGCCCAGCAGGTATGACAGCAGCTGTATATACTTCCCGTGCAAACCTTTCCACTCTAATGATTGAACGTGGAATTCCAGGCGGCCAAATGGCTAATACAGAAGAGGTAGAAAACTACCCAGGATTTGAAACAATCTTAGGACCTGAGCTTTCTACTAAAATGTTCGATCATGCGAAAAAATTTGGTGCAGAATATGCATATGGTGACGTTTCCGAAGTAGTCGATAACGGAGACTATAAAACCGTAAAAGTAAGCGGTAAAGAATATAAAGCGTTAGCTGTTATCATCTCTTCAGGAGCTGAGTACAAAAAAATGGGTATTCCCGGCGAAACAGAGCTTGGTGGACGTGGCGTAAGCTATTGTGCAGTTTGTGATGGTGCTTTCTTTAAAGGGAAAGACCTAGTAGTTGTTGGAGGCGGGGACTCTGCAGTTGAAGAGGGTGCTTTCTTAACTAAGTTTGCGAACAAGGTAACAATCGTACATCGTAGAGATAAGCTTCGCGCTCAAAAAATTCTACAGGACCGAGCTTTTGCTAACGAAAAAATAGACTTTATTTGGAATACAACATTAAAAGAAATACACGGAACAGACGGTAAGGTTTCTAGCGTTACTTTAGTGTCTACGGTTGATGGTTCCGAAAAAGAATTTTCAACAGACGGCGTATTCGTATATGTTGGAATGCTACCACTTACAAAACCATTTCATAGCCTGGGCATCTTAAATGAAAATGGTTATATCGTTACAAACGAGAAAATGGAAACAGCAGTACCTGGTATCTTTGGGGCAGGGGACGTTCGTGATAAAATGCTTCGTCAAATTGTCACAGCAACAGGTGATGGTAGTGTAGCAGCTTTATCAGCTCAGCACTATATTGAGCATTTAAAAGATAAAAACACATCAAATATTTAA
- the whiA gene encoding DNA-binding protein WhiA has protein sequence MSFASETKKEMTQEEAEPCCSKAELSALIRMNGSLSFSNKMLSLDVQTENAAIARRLYTLIKSLYKLNVEVLVRKKMRLKKNNVYICRVREGSKRLLEDLMILKEGFEFEYSISQELVKKNCCKRAYLRGAFLAGGSVNNPETSSYHLEIYSLYKTHSDALVDLMNFYELNAKTIERKKGFVAYLKEAEKISDFLSIAGAHRALLKFEDVRIIRDMRNSVNRLVNCETANLNKTISAAIRQVDNIRFIDNAIGLDQLPEKLREIARLRVEYQDVTLKELGDMVSTGTVSKSGVNHRLRKLDEIADALRRGESI, from the coding sequence ATGTCGTTTGCTTCTGAAACAAAAAAAGAGATGACACAGGAGGAGGCTGAGCCTTGCTGTTCGAAGGCAGAGCTTTCAGCGCTCATCCGTATGAATGGTTCTCTTTCTTTTAGCAACAAAATGCTTAGCTTGGATGTTCAAACCGAAAATGCGGCGATTGCCCGAAGGCTGTACACGTTGATCAAATCGTTGTATAAGCTGAATGTGGAAGTACTTGTTCGTAAAAAGATGCGTCTTAAAAAGAATAATGTCTATATTTGCCGAGTAAGAGAAGGCTCCAAGAGGCTACTAGAGGATTTAATGATTTTGAAGGAAGGCTTTGAATTTGAGTATTCGATTTCACAGGAGCTTGTCAAAAAGAACTGCTGTAAAAGAGCTTACCTACGTGGAGCTTTCTTAGCAGGAGGCTCTGTCAATAATCCAGAAACTTCCTCTTATCACTTAGAAATTTACTCCTTATATAAAACACATAGCGACGCATTAGTCGATTTAATGAACTTTTATGAATTAAATGCAAAAACCATTGAACGTAAAAAAGGTTTTGTGGCATATTTAAAGGAAGCAGAAAAAATTTCTGACTTTTTAAGCATCGCTGGAGCACATCGTGCCCTCTTAAAATTTGAGGATGTGCGAATCATCCGAGACATGCGGAACAGTGTTAATCGCTTGGTCAACTGTGAAACGGCCAATTTGAACAAAACCATCAGTGCAGCTATCCGACAAGTGGATAACATCCGTTTTATCGATAATGCAATCGGGCTGGATCAATTGCCTGAGAAGCTTCGAGAAATTGCCCGTCTTCGTGTCGAGTATCAGGATGTAACCCTAAAGGAGCTAGGCGACATGGTATCCACTGGAACTGTAAGTAAATCAGGTGTTAACCATCGCTTGCGTAAGCTGGATGAAATAGCAGATGCTTTAAGAAGAGGCGAATCAATTTAA
- a CDS encoding YvcK family protein: MGRTKHRKKIVIIGGGTGLSTLLRGLKKLPLDITAIVTVADDGGSSGRLRDDYDIPPPGDIRNVLAALSEVEPLVEEMFQFRFTNSSELEGHSLGNLMITALTSITGDFAHAITEMSRVLNIHGKVLPAANQLVTLHAQFEDKTIVTGESKIPDYGKKIEKVFITPDDVKPLPEAINLIRQADIIAIGPGSLYTSILPNLLVEDIRKAVIRSKAKKVYICNLMTQAGETNNYTAYDHVEALIDHVGENFIDSLLISNEEIPENVQYLYKQEKASPVKIDIEKLETLDIEIVKKDISIVYNGAVRHDAIKVAKWLYEYAGQKGFKQ; encoded by the coding sequence ATGGGTCGTACAAAACACCGTAAAAAAATAGTCATCATTGGTGGTGGTACTGGCTTATCTACCTTGCTTCGAGGACTTAAAAAACTTCCATTAGATATTACTGCCATTGTTACAGTTGCAGATGACGGAGGGAGCTCCGGTAGATTAAGAGATGATTATGATATTCCACCACCTGGTGATATCCGTAACGTCTTAGCAGCCTTATCAGAGGTAGAGCCGCTCGTAGAAGAAATGTTTCAGTTTCGCTTTACTAATTCCAGCGAACTCGAGGGACATTCCTTAGGCAATCTAATGATTACTGCTTTAACCTCGATTACAGGAGATTTCGCACATGCAATCACGGAAATGAGCCGTGTTTTAAATATTCATGGAAAAGTGCTTCCTGCTGCCAATCAGCTAGTCACACTCCATGCACAATTTGAGGATAAAACTATTGTTACAGGGGAATCTAAAATACCGGACTATGGGAAAAAGATAGAAAAGGTATTTATTACTCCTGACGATGTAAAGCCACTGCCAGAGGCAATTAACCTAATCCGCCAAGCGGATATTATAGCAATTGGACCAGGTAGCCTTTATACTAGTATTTTGCCTAATCTCTTAGTCGAAGATATTCGTAAGGCAGTCATCCGTTCGAAGGCTAAAAAAGTGTACATTTGCAATCTGATGACACAAGCTGGAGAAACGAATAACTATACGGCGTATGATCATGTAGAAGCATTGATCGACCATGTAGGCGAGAACTTTATAGATTCTTTGTTGATAAGTAATGAGGAAATTCCTGAAAATGTTCAGTATTTATATAAGCAGGAGAAGGCTTCTCCCGTTAAAATTGATATAGAGAAATTAGAAACACTAGACATAGAAATCGTTAAGAAGGACATTTCCATCGTATATAATGGCGCTGTCCGTCATGATGCGATAAAAGTAGCGAAATGGCTTTACGAATATGCAGGCCAAAAAGGATTCAAACAATAG
- the hisA gene encoding 1-(5-phosphoribosyl)-5-[(5-phosphoribosylamino)methylideneamino]imidazole-4-carboxamide isomerase — translation MSSIQVYPAIDMKGGKCVRLYQGDYEQETIYGDSPFDMAKKFVDEGAAWIHLVDLDGAKDGEKIHAKEVIRIAKELPVNVQIGGGIRSSEDVSYYLDHGVNRVIIGSLAISQPELVADLIQEYGGDRIVIGLDAKDGMVATHGWLETSSQSAIEVGQYFASKGAKHVIFTDIATDGTLQGPNLKANKELAEATGLSIIVSGGISSLEDIEAVAELSKISSVSGVITGKALYNNRFTLKEALQTISN, via the coding sequence ATGAGCTCAATACAAGTATATCCCGCAATCGATATGAAGGGCGGTAAATGTGTACGCCTGTATCAAGGGGATTATGAACAAGAAACTATATATGGAGACTCTCCATTTGATATGGCAAAAAAGTTTGTCGATGAAGGGGCAGCCTGGATTCATTTGGTTGATCTAGACGGGGCAAAGGATGGCGAAAAGATTCATGCCAAGGAGGTCATCCGTATTGCGAAAGAGCTACCGGTTAACGTTCAAATAGGCGGAGGAATACGATCTAGCGAGGATGTGAGCTACTATCTTGATCACGGGGTCAATCGTGTCATTATAGGTAGTCTTGCCATTTCACAGCCAGAGCTTGTTGCCGATCTGATTCAAGAGTATGGCGGTGATCGAATCGTCATTGGGTTAGATGCGAAGGACGGCATGGTAGCAACACATGGCTGGTTAGAAACGTCTAGCCAGTCAGCCATTGAAGTAGGGCAATACTTTGCCTCAAAAGGTGCGAAACACGTTATTTTTACAGACATTGCGACGGATGGAACATTGCAAGGTCCCAACTTAAAGGCGAACAAAGAGCTAGCAGAAGCAACCGGACTGTCGATTATTGTCTCGGGAGGAATCAGCTCCTTAGAAGACATCGAGGCAGTAGCGGAACTCTCTAAAATTTCTAGCGTTAGCGGAGTAATCACAGGAAAAGCGTTATACAACAATCGTTTTACATTAAAAGAGGCGCTACAAACAATAAGTAATTGA
- the hisB gene encoding imidazoleglycerol-phosphate dehydratase HisB: protein MKPNRIAKIDRMTNETKVYVDINLDGEGKADIETGVPFMDHMLDLFTKHGLFDATIKANGDTHIDDHHTTEDIGIVLGQAVKEALGDKKSIKRYGNAFVPMDDALAQVVIDISNRPHLEFRAQFPTQKVGNFDTELVHEFLWKFALEARMNVHVIVHYGANTHHMIEAIFKALARAIDDAITIDDRVKGVPSTKGLLT from the coding sequence ATGAAACCAAATCGAATTGCTAAAATAGATAGAATGACAAATGAAACAAAGGTTTATGTAGATATTAATCTGGACGGAGAGGGCAAGGCGGATATTGAGACTGGCGTTCCTTTTATGGATCATATGCTGGACCTGTTTACGAAGCATGGCCTGTTCGATGCCACGATTAAAGCAAATGGCGATACACATATAGACGACCACCACACAACGGAAGATATCGGTATTGTATTAGGGCAAGCAGTAAAAGAGGCACTAGGAGACAAAAAGAGTATCAAGCGCTATGGAAATGCTTTTGTTCCAATGGATGATGCATTAGCCCAGGTTGTAATTGACATTTCAAACAGACCTCATTTAGAGTTCAGAGCACAGTTTCCGACACAAAAGGTAGGGAACTTTGATACAGAGCTGGTTCACGAATTTCTTTGGAAATTTGCATTAGAGGCTCGTATGAACGTCCATGTCATCGTACATTACGGAGCAAATACCCACCATATGATCGAAGCGATTTTCAAGGCACTAGCTCGAGCGATCGACGATGCCATTACAATAGATGATCGAGTGAAGGGTGTTCCTTCTACAAAGGGTCTACTTACATAA
- a CDS encoding HPr family phosphocarrier protein, translated as MAEQQVEVKLQSGLQARQAALFVQAANRFIADVFLEKDDKKVNAKSIMGIMSLAISKGATVTLSAEGSDEEEAVESLVKFISNAE; from the coding sequence ATGGCGGAACAACAGGTCGAAGTAAAATTACAATCAGGACTACAAGCGAGACAAGCAGCTTTATTTGTACAAGCAGCGAATCGTTTTATAGCAGATGTGTTTCTTGAAAAAGATGACAAAAAGGTAAACGCTAAAAGTATCATGGGAATCATGAGCCTTGCGATTAGCAAGGGCGCTACTGTTACTTTGAGTGCTGAAGGCTCTGATGAAGAGGAAGCTGTGGAATCATTAGTTAAGTTCATTTCTAATGCTGAATAA
- a CDS encoding 8-oxo-dGTP diphosphatase — protein MQRIANLLICKDDKVLLLKKPRRNWYVAPGGKMEEGESILISAVREFTEETNTVPINPHLKGIYTMLIEEDGKRLDEWMLFTFIGTDIEGTPYKETKEGVLEWHPVEDLAHLPMAEGDRTNLLFAVKEKGMQYGTFVYTPDFALISETIQHSWEDK, from the coding sequence GTGCAAAGAATCGCTAATTTACTTATTTGTAAAGACGACAAAGTTTTGTTATTAAAGAAACCACGTAGAAACTGGTATGTTGCACCAGGCGGAAAAATGGAAGAAGGAGAATCTATTCTTATTTCTGCTGTTCGTGAGTTTACGGAAGAGACAAACACTGTACCGATCAATCCACATTTAAAGGGAATCTATACAATGCTCATTGAAGAGGATGGGAAACGTCTAGATGAATGGATGTTATTTACCTTTATCGGCACAGATATAGAAGGAACTCCATATAAAGAAACTAAAGAAGGTGTGCTCGAATGGCACCCGGTTGAAGATTTAGCACATCTACCGATGGCAGAGGGAGATCGAACAAATCTATTGTTTGCTGTAAAGGAAAAGGGTATGCAATACGGTACTTTTGTATATACTCCAGATTTCGCATTAATCAGTGAAACTATTCAACATTCATGGGAGGATAAATAG
- the hisIE gene encoding bifunctional phosphoribosyl-AMP cyclohydrolase/phosphoribosyl-ATP diphosphatase HisIE has product MATLTFDDKGLIPVIVQHAVTREVLTLAYMNEEAYEKTVETREAWFFSRSRQELWHKGETSGNTQRVVSIQTDCDSDALVLEVLPSGPACHTGEETCFHKSLEQFEEASGYNVMTKLIKTIEERQQTMPEGAYTTYLFEKGVDKICKKVGEEASEVIIASKNNDAEELKWEAADLIYHLLVLLQNQKVSYYDLLQVLQKRHEAKADKK; this is encoded by the coding sequence ATGGCTACATTAACATTTGACGATAAAGGACTAATCCCAGTAATTGTACAGCATGCCGTTACAAGAGAGGTTTTAACGCTTGCATATATGAATGAAGAGGCATATGAAAAAACAGTGGAGACGAGAGAGGCATGGTTCTTTAGCCGAAGCAGACAAGAGCTTTGGCACAAAGGTGAAACGTCTGGAAATACTCAGCGTGTTGTATCCATTCAAACGGACTGTGACTCCGATGCACTCGTACTAGAGGTGCTGCCTAGTGGACCTGCTTGTCATACGGGAGAAGAGACATGCTTCCATAAGAGCCTAGAACAATTCGAGGAGGCGTCTGGCTATAATGTAATGACTAAATTGATTAAAACAATCGAAGAACGTCAACAAACAATGCCAGAAGGTGCTTATACTACTTATTTGTTTGAAAAAGGTGTCGATAAAATTTGCAAGAAGGTCGGGGAGGAAGCCTCAGAGGTAATCATAGCCTCTAAGAACAATGATGCAGAGGAGCTGAAATGGGAAGCTGCAGATCTCATTTATCACTTGCTTGTTTTATTGCAAAACCAAAAAGTCAGCTACTATGATTTATTACAGGTGTTACAAAAAAGACATGAAGCGAAAGCAGATAAAAAATAA
- the clpP gene encoding ATP-dependent Clp endopeptidase proteolytic subunit ClpP, giving the protein MNLIPTVIEQTNRGERAYDIYSRLLKDRIIMLGSAIDDNVSNSIVAQLLFLEAEDPEKDISIYINSPGGSITAGMAIYDTMQFIKPDVQTICIGMAASMGAFLLTAGTKGKRYALPNAEVMIHQPLGGAQGQATEIEIAAKRILYLRDKLNQIMAERTGQPIEVVSKDTDRDNFMPAERALEYGLIDHIISRSDMKKDVK; this is encoded by the coding sequence ATGAATTTAATCCCTACAGTTATTGAACAAACAAATCGCGGCGAGCGTGCGTATGACATTTATTCTAGATTATTAAAAGACCGCATCATCATGCTTGGTAGCGCGATTGATGACAACGTATCAAACTCGATCGTTGCCCAGCTTTTATTCCTAGAAGCAGAGGATCCAGAAAAAGATATCTCTATCTATATCAATAGCCCAGGCGGAAGTATTACAGCAGGTATGGCTATCTACGATACAATGCAATTCATTAAACCAGACGTACAAACTATTTGTATCGGTATGGCAGCATCAATGGGTGCTTTCTTACTTACAGCTGGAACAAAAGGCAAACGCTATGCACTTCCAAATGCTGAGGTTATGATTCACCAACCACTTGGTGGAGCTCAAGGGCAAGCAACGGAAATCGAGATTGCAGCAAAACGTATCTTATACCTACGCGACAAGCTAAACCAAATTATGGCTGAACGTACTGGTCAACCGATTGAAGTCGTTTCAAAAGACACAGATCGCGATAACTTCATGCCAGCAGAGCGTGCATTAGAATACGGTCTAATCGACCATATCATCTCACGCAGCGACATGAAAAAAGATGTAAAATAA
- the rapZ gene encoding RNase adapter RapZ, which yields MVETQQKPETEVVIITGMSGAGKTVAIQSFEDLGYYCIDNLPPELLSTFIKLMIESNQQPRNIAAVMDLRGGKMFHSLVDSVNQLQEATSVTPKVLFLDAQDEVLVRRYKETRRSHPLANAGLPLEGIKKERELLSDLKGRAQFIYNTSKMKPRELREKIQEEFSTNGSQVFTVNVMSFGFKHGIPIDADLVFDVRFLPNPYYIEELRLKSGLNEEVSSYVLKWADTKTLIEKLKDLFAFMIPQYKREGKTQLVIAFGCTGGQHRSVTLAEYFGKVFKEDDETVITHRDVTIRKE from the coding sequence ATAGTGGAAACTCAGCAGAAGCCAGAAACAGAAGTAGTCATCATTACTGGAATGTCAGGAGCAGGAAAAACAGTAGCTATCCAAAGCTTTGAAGACCTAGGCTATTATTGCATAGACAATCTTCCTCCTGAGCTCCTAAGCACTTTTATCAAGCTAATGATTGAGTCAAATCAGCAACCGCGAAATATAGCAGCGGTAATGGATTTGCGTGGAGGGAAAATGTTTCATTCACTCGTTGACTCCGTTAACCAGCTTCAAGAAGCAACCTCGGTAACTCCAAAGGTGTTGTTTTTGGATGCACAGGATGAGGTTCTTGTCCGAAGATATAAGGAAACTAGACGCTCCCATCCGTTAGCAAATGCAGGATTGCCATTAGAAGGTATAAAAAAGGAAAGAGAGCTTCTTTCTGACTTAAAAGGCAGAGCACAATTTATTTATAATACATCCAAGATGAAGCCACGCGAGCTTCGAGAAAAAATTCAAGAGGAATTTTCGACAAATGGAAGCCAGGTCTTTACAGTGAACGTTATGTCCTTTGGATTTAAGCACGGAATTCCTATTGATGCAGATTTGGTTTTTGACGTTCGTTTTCTTCCAAATCCGTATTATATCGAGGAGCTTCGCTTAAAATCAGGACTAAATGAAGAGGTTTCTAGCTACGTTTTAAAATGGGCAGATACGAAGACGCTTATCGAAAAACTAAAAGACTTGTTTGCCTTTATGATTCCGCAATACAAGCGAGAAGGCAAGACGCAGCTTGTTATTGCCTTTGGCTGTACGGGCGGTCAGCACCGTTCTGTAACACTAGCAGAATATTTCGGTAAGGTTTTTAAGGAAGACGATGAAACAGTAATAACTCATAGAGATGTTACTATCAGGAAGGAATGA